In Streptomyces longhuiensis, the following proteins share a genomic window:
- a CDS encoding aspartate/glutamate racemase family protein produces the protein MPQPLPNTGTRTVVLVNPNTNRGTTAMMAELARKHLTPAGLTVESLTVGQGPSMIVDPVTLKESAQHVVDVVRRRLAERCSAPVAAVVVAAIGDPAREQLAVDLDIPVIGIGQASIVTAAAEGRRFGMATSTPHLVDSLTELVERHGASDTFTGVRLTPSDPLVLAASAERQYRELAAAVRACLDRDGAEAVIIAGGPLSSTARRLAALDLVEIVEPVPSAATLVIDALRETAPEDPPG, from the coding sequence GTGCCCCAGCCTTTGCCGAACACCGGAACCCGGACCGTCGTCCTCGTCAACCCCAACACGAACCGGGGCACGACGGCGATGATGGCCGAGCTGGCGCGGAAGCACCTGACGCCCGCGGGACTGACGGTCGAGAGCCTCACCGTCGGGCAAGGCCCCTCGATGATCGTCGACCCCGTCACACTCAAGGAATCCGCACAGCACGTCGTCGACGTGGTGCGACGGCGGCTCGCCGAGCGGTGCTCCGCGCCGGTCGCCGCGGTGGTCGTCGCCGCCATAGGGGACCCGGCGCGCGAACAGCTCGCCGTCGACCTGGACATCCCCGTCATCGGCATCGGCCAGGCGTCGATCGTCACGGCCGCCGCCGAAGGCCGCCGTTTCGGCATGGCCACCAGCACCCCGCACCTGGTCGACTCCCTGACGGAACTCGTCGAGCGGCACGGAGCCTCCGACACCTTCACCGGCGTACGGCTCACGCCCTCGGACCCGCTCGTCCTCGCCGCCTCGGCCGAACGGCAGTACAGGGAACTGGCCGCGGCGGTACGGGCCTGCCTCGACAGGGACGGGGCAGAAGCCGTCATCATCGCGGGCGGCCCGCTGAGCAGCACCGCCCGACGTCTCGCCGCCCTCGATCTGGTCGAGATCGTCGAACCCGTCCCCAGCGCCGCCACACTCGTCATCGACGCTCTCCGTGAGACCGCACCGGAAGACCCGCCCGGCTGA
- a CDS encoding DUF6282 family protein, translating to MTALYETSDDRSMELPDELLRGTSDVHVHSGPWLKSCPGRLDPFQIAEQAKAAGMKSLVYYDHTMGISNGTSMLVSRQVPGIQIFGGIIMTSVLGGLNPRAVKTALHYGAGAKFVHFGAHCTHFMASHEGSYVDGKPVPFKDQYPKFAEQELSRSIRIPLDGPVPDALAEILGLIAERPDVHLNTGHLSVEEAFRLVDLAIDAGIRKIVVAHPCRGRMTTEQQKQLAAKGVLLEGAVSDWMFHRGLPRTNYYVEREWADEIAGIANAPEFSGIMPWARQIREIGIEHFILGTDYGIRSGPTPVEGMRTLISSLLDLEFKPEEITTMIKGTPGRLLDLES from the coding sequence GTGACCGCTCTGTACGAGACGTCCGACGACAGGTCGATGGAACTTCCCGACGAGCTGCTCCGTGGGACGAGCGACGTGCACGTCCACAGCGGACCGTGGCTCAAGTCGTGCCCCGGCCGTCTGGACCCGTTCCAGATCGCCGAACAGGCCAAGGCCGCGGGCATGAAGTCCCTCGTGTACTACGACCACACCATGGGCATCAGCAACGGCACGTCGATGCTCGTGAGCCGGCAGGTCCCCGGGATCCAGATCTTCGGTGGGATCATCATGACCTCCGTCCTCGGCGGCCTCAACCCACGCGCCGTCAAGACCGCGCTGCACTACGGGGCCGGGGCCAAGTTCGTGCACTTCGGCGCGCACTGCACCCACTTCATGGCCAGCCACGAGGGGAGCTACGTCGACGGCAAGCCGGTTCCGTTCAAGGATCAGTACCCGAAGTTCGCCGAGCAGGAGCTCTCCCGTTCCATCCGCATCCCGCTGGACGGCCCGGTTCCCGACGCCCTCGCGGAGATCCTGGGACTGATCGCCGAGCGGCCCGACGTCCACCTCAACACCGGGCACCTGTCGGTCGAGGAGGCCTTCAGGCTGGTGGACCTCGCCATCGACGCCGGGATCAGGAAGATCGTCGTGGCGCACCCCTGCCGGGGACGCATGACGACCGAGCAGCAGAAGCAGCTCGCGGCCAAGGGCGTGCTCCTCGAGGGCGCGGTCAGCGACTGGATGTTCCACCGCGGCCTGCCGAGGACCAACTACTACGTCGAGCGCGAGTGGGCGGACGAGATCGCAGGCATCGCCAACGCGCCCGAGTTCAGCGGCATCATGCCGTGGGCCAGGCAGATCCGGGAGATCGGCATCGAGCACTTCATCCTCGGCACCGACTACGGCATCCGGTCCGGCCCGACGCCGGTCGAGGGGATGCGCACCCTCATCAGCTCGCTCCTCGATCTCGAGTTCAAGCCCGAGGAGATCACCACCATGATCAAGGGAACCCCGGGGCGCCTGCTCGACCTCGAGTCGTAA
- a CDS encoding PQQ-binding-like beta-propeller repeat protein: MKQIRAAGGLCLVLLFLVLGAGAQPAMAHVSREHAELVVSTGVNVTSGRLIVHRDVVSAADAGAWASRVLPAGCPATGSGVPGDDGGVPGGVVVEMAWSCHLDRLDLSTLLKKGGLSQVVVEFDGTAVDASAATPLVDAKGAHAPPQFPWRTVALVAAGGVALVLAARSWPSLLRGLRAGRRLRVATAGAVALSCLAPQAAFADDAAPPTVTVNGAVFRDGNANGKRDKGERAMPGVDVTDGAAWTTTRADGSYTLEIDPARRETDLVSIVSPDGYTPALRKDYIPQFFHKVPETGGSGVDFALVPDRNASRPTEKWVMNSDPEVGNRTDAEARTALPQWTGQVRAMSEVDGATMQIATGDLTVTDYAEEPRRQGAYDLFSKGLEEGRLGHPFYPVMGNHDVGGTATSKGYAGSLEYYRRNLAPEWYSFDRNGRHVVVLEDNYDASGLAPQLEWLRRDLAQHAVGKQVLVFAHRSLFTQWGPGAGMQPTIDELAKYDVRMVAAGHNQQAEFRRGAFKRAVEINNQGTYGIDGAHPDYKVLDFSGITDDPRTSRNEDTGHVKGIHRQFDIDDDSALVSPGQGSVHGTRAGVPVEVYAEDDGRTPAKATLTVRDGRGHVVKRANARFGTGAAKPAVQNCYTPPGGQAEPCPAVRGAWTRASGAPLRGLRPGTYTAEATAYDTKGKAFPVQKSTFDVVPDSEVTKPKTGQDWLRQGGDEAGRSASGDDPGDRLDLRWTRHTGEQFNLNGSVIADGRLIVSSRAFDSPYSMMLAYDIASGRELWRTYLDGDAESAPTLHGGRVYLTTGVGRVYALDAKDGHVAWESIDREETHGDTVRRYGRAGGPVSVFALTGQDRTVAVYQDANMIRCRDAKTGVLSPGGFAAAFSWGQAHSTAIREPGSDTAYLHSMSSNTVIAMDLAKCTQLWAKDTAGDIDSHSSPVLTHPASGPAKLVTFTAYGVRGHDPETGAVTWESKVGGGSVCEPGRAPLTSPAAWGDIAYVAGRDGVVRAYDTSASDPSKPVWETKAGYLPGKSPLDDPWRVAMGCSAGTGSPTMHPLVTKSTVYVGTWDGRLLVLDRATGKQQAAYDLGGGVASALSVSGDWVFALTDDGTVHALAARRD, translated from the coding sequence ATGAAACAAATACGCGCAGCAGGCGGGCTCTGTCTCGTACTGCTGTTCCTCGTGCTGGGCGCCGGCGCCCAGCCTGCCATGGCGCATGTCTCGCGCGAGCATGCCGAACTCGTCGTCTCCACCGGTGTTAACGTCACCAGCGGTCGTCTCATCGTGCACCGCGACGTGGTGTCCGCCGCCGATGCCGGTGCCTGGGCGTCCAGGGTGCTGCCGGCCGGCTGCCCGGCCACCGGCTCGGGTGTGCCCGGTGACGACGGTGGGGTTCCCGGCGGTGTCGTGGTCGAGATGGCGTGGAGCTGCCATCTCGACCGGCTCGACCTGAGCACGCTGCTGAAGAAGGGCGGACTGAGCCAGGTCGTCGTCGAGTTCGACGGCACCGCGGTCGACGCCTCCGCCGCCACACCCCTCGTGGATGCCAAGGGCGCACACGCGCCTCCGCAGTTCCCCTGGCGCACCGTCGCACTCGTGGCGGCAGGCGGTGTCGCCCTCGTACTCGCCGCCCGCTCGTGGCCGTCCCTGCTCCGTGGCCTGCGTGCAGGCCGCCGACTCCGCGTTGCGACCGCCGGAGCCGTGGCCCTGTCCTGCCTCGCGCCCCAGGCCGCCTTCGCCGACGACGCGGCACCACCCACCGTCACCGTGAATGGCGCCGTTTTCAGGGACGGCAACGCCAACGGCAAGCGGGACAAGGGTGAGCGGGCCATGCCCGGCGTCGATGTCACCGACGGTGCCGCGTGGACGACGACCCGCGCCGACGGCTCCTACACCCTGGAGATCGATCCGGCGCGACGCGAGACGGACCTCGTCAGCATCGTCTCGCCCGACGGATACACCCCCGCTCTGCGCAAGGACTACATCCCGCAGTTCTTCCACAAGGTCCCCGAGACCGGTGGCAGTGGCGTCGACTTCGCGCTCGTACCGGACCGCAACGCCTCCCGGCCCACCGAGAAGTGGGTGATGAACTCCGATCCCGAGGTCGGCAACCGCACCGACGCCGAGGCCCGCACGGCACTGCCCCAGTGGACCGGCCAGGTGCGGGCGATGTCGGAGGTCGACGGTGCGACGATGCAGATCGCGACCGGGGACCTGACTGTCACGGACTACGCGGAGGAGCCACGCCGTCAGGGCGCGTACGACTTGTTCAGCAAGGGACTTGAGGAGGGGCGGCTCGGGCATCCCTTCTACCCCGTGATGGGCAACCATGATGTCGGCGGCACGGCCACGTCCAAGGGTTACGCGGGCAGCCTGGAGTACTACCGCCGCAACCTCGCCCCCGAGTGGTACAGCTTCGACCGCAACGGCCGTCACGTGGTGGTGCTGGAGGACAACTACGACGCGAGCGGGCTCGCACCGCAGCTGGAGTGGCTGCGCAGGGACCTGGCCCAGCACGCGGTCGGCAAGCAGGTGTTGGTCTTCGCGCACCGCTCGCTGTTCACCCAGTGGGGCCCTGGCGCGGGCATGCAGCCGACCATCGACGAGCTGGCCAAGTACGACGTACGGATGGTCGCGGCCGGGCACAACCAGCAGGCGGAGTTCCGGCGCGGCGCCTTCAAGCGGGCGGTCGAGATCAACAATCAGGGCACGTACGGCATCGACGGCGCCCACCCCGACTACAAGGTGCTCGACTTCAGCGGGATCACCGACGATCCGCGTACGAGCCGCAACGAGGACACCGGTCATGTGAAGGGTATTCACCGGCAGTTCGACATCGATGACGACTCAGCCCTGGTCAGCCCCGGGCAGGGCAGCGTTCACGGTACGAGGGCCGGGGTGCCCGTCGAGGTGTACGCGGAGGACGACGGCCGTACCCCCGCGAAGGCCACGCTGACCGTGCGGGACGGCCGGGGTCACGTCGTGAAGCGGGCGAACGCGCGGTTCGGTACGGGTGCCGCCAAGCCCGCCGTCCAGAACTGCTACACCCCGCCCGGCGGCCAGGCCGAGCCCTGCCCCGCAGTGCGCGGGGCGTGGACCCGGGCGAGCGGCGCGCCGCTGCGCGGGCTGCGGCCCGGCACCTACACCGCCGAGGCGACGGCGTACGACACCAAGGGCAAGGCGTTCCCGGTGCAGAAGAGCACCTTCGACGTCGTCCCCGATTCCGAGGTGACCAAGCCGAAGACCGGGCAGGACTGGCTCAGGCAGGGCGGTGACGAGGCGGGACGTTCCGCGAGCGGCGACGACCCGGGCGACCGGCTCGACCTCCGGTGGACCCGGCACACAGGAGAGCAGTTCAACCTGAACGGCTCGGTGATCGCGGACGGCAGACTGATCGTCTCCTCCCGCGCCTTCGACTCGCCGTACAGCATGATGCTCGCGTACGACATCGCATCCGGACGGGAACTCTGGCGTACCTACCTGGACGGCGACGCCGAATCGGCGCCGACCCTCCACGGGGGACGGGTCTATCTGACGACCGGCGTCGGACGGGTCTACGCCCTGGACGCCAAGGACGGGCATGTCGCCTGGGAGTCGATCGACCGCGAGGAGACCCACGGCGACACCGTGCGCCGCTACGGACGCGCGGGCGGACCGGTGAGCGTCTTCGCTCTCACCGGCCAGGACCGTACGGTCGCCGTCTACCAGGACGCGAACATGATCCGCTGCCGGGACGCCAAGACCGGCGTGTTGTCTCCGGGCGGCTTCGCGGCCGCGTTCTCCTGGGGCCAGGCGCACAGCACCGCCATCCGCGAGCCCGGCTCCGACACGGCCTATCTGCACTCCATGTCCAGCAACACCGTCATCGCGATGGACCTCGCGAAGTGCACCCAGCTCTGGGCGAAGGACACCGCGGGCGACATCGACAGCCACTCCTCGCCGGTGCTGACGCACCCAGCGTCGGGCCCGGCGAAGCTGGTGACGTTCACGGCGTACGGCGTCCGCGGACACGACCCGGAGACGGGCGCGGTGACCTGGGAGTCCAAGGTCGGCGGCGGCAGCGTCTGCGAGCCCGGCCGGGCCCCGCTCACCAGCCCCGCCGCGTGGGGGGACATCGCCTATGTCGCGGGCCGCGACGGTGTGGTGCGCGCCTACGACACGAGCGCGTCCGATCCGTCGAAGCCGGTGTGGGAGACCAAGGCCGGATATCTGCCGGGCAAGAGCCCGCTGGACGACCCCTGGCGGGTCGCCATGGGCTGCTCGGCCGGCACAGGATCACCCACGATGCACCCCTTGGTGACGAAGTCCACGGTGTACGTGGGGACATGGGACGGCCGTCTGCTGGTTCTCGACCGTGCCACCGGCAAGCAGCAGGCCGCGTACGACCTCGGCGGGGGAGTGGCTTCGGCGCTCTCCGTCAGCGGTGACTGGGTCTTCGCCCTCACGGACGACGGCACGGTCCACGCGCTGGCCGCCCGCCGGGACTGA
- a CDS encoding GntR family transcriptional regulator, which translates to MTTSSSRLYRNKKPLRDIVGEHLRTSIYDGTLPPGTRLVEQELAQQYAVSRLPVREALRILHNEGLVEHLPTRGVVVRTLDRRQVSELYDLREALEILAARQAAERVAEGAENHLAATMRRAGEAAGAGDAAAVHAANSSLHDEITALSGNVLLAETLEPIVGRVDWLRRKIEDFTLIHAEHEALAEAIANGDPDAAATAARHHVRASRERTLRGLFG; encoded by the coding sequence GTGACGACATCGTCCTCCAGGCTGTACCGCAACAAGAAGCCCCTGCGAGACATCGTCGGCGAGCACCTTCGCACCAGCATCTACGACGGCACGCTCCCGCCCGGCACCCGCCTCGTCGAGCAGGAGCTCGCCCAGCAGTACGCGGTGTCCCGGCTGCCGGTCCGCGAAGCCCTTCGCATCCTGCACAACGAGGGCCTCGTCGAGCACCTGCCCACCCGCGGGGTGGTCGTGCGCACGCTGGACCGCCGGCAGGTGTCCGAGTTGTACGACCTACGAGAGGCACTCGAAATCCTGGCCGCCCGGCAGGCCGCCGAACGTGTCGCCGAGGGCGCGGAGAACCATCTCGCCGCCACGATGAGGCGAGCCGGCGAGGCCGCCGGTGCCGGCGACGCGGCGGCCGTGCACGCGGCCAACTCCAGCCTGCACGACGAGATCACGGCGCTCTCGGGCAACGTGCTGCTGGCCGAGACGCTGGAGCCGATCGTGGGCCGGGTCGACTGGCTGCGCCGCAAGATCGAGGACTTCACCCTCATCCACGCGGAGCACGAGGCCCTGGCCGAGGCGATCGCCAACGGTGACCCCGACGCAGCCGCCACCGCGGCCCGCCACCACGTACGCGCTTCCCGGGAGCGCACGCTCAGGGGGCTCTTTGGCTGA
- a CDS encoding sugar phosphate isomerase/epimerase family protein, with the protein MTVRIGIDGLKIPESAKRGPGGTLAHARELGLEGVFFRSVLGLSPTLDPVELRTVRARADDMGMYLETGLGKVNPFAIPEAPELRAVGDGDTLLGFRRMMEACAAIDCRELWASTAMVKPMFAGRLAWDRFRTDVTWEEQLVAIERFLGRLAPYARDLGIHINLETHEEITSFELVRLVEAVGPDVIGIVYDTANALHRVEHPVWTARRVAPYVRQTHIKDAHVAHGEDGLYYQLRPCGTGVVDFTQVIPIITGANARVNLTLQTYESYEDRPRNPEKWLLEIYDEEFLRAHPDLTTAEFAAYLKTVRDYEQRIAAGELPDLDTYARAPFGYAEAVRYIKDSAAHIREICAAGSTNRAHPHEN; encoded by the coding sequence GTGACTGTGCGCATCGGAATTGACGGACTGAAGATTCCGGAGTCCGCGAAGCGGGGCCCCGGCGGCACCCTCGCCCACGCCAGGGAACTTGGCCTGGAAGGTGTCTTCTTCCGCTCCGTCCTCGGGCTGAGCCCCACCCTCGACCCGGTCGAGCTCCGCACCGTGCGGGCCCGGGCCGACGACATGGGGATGTACCTGGAGACCGGCCTCGGCAAGGTCAACCCCTTCGCCATCCCGGAGGCTCCCGAGCTGCGGGCCGTGGGGGACGGCGACACCCTCCTCGGATTCCGCCGGATGATGGAGGCATGCGCGGCGATCGACTGCCGCGAGCTGTGGGCCTCGACGGCGATGGTCAAGCCGATGTTTGCGGGCCGGCTCGCCTGGGACCGCTTCCGGACCGACGTCACCTGGGAGGAACAGCTCGTCGCCATCGAGCGCTTCCTCGGCCGTCTTGCACCGTACGCCCGCGACCTCGGCATCCACATCAACCTCGAAACCCACGAGGAGATCACCTCCTTCGAGCTGGTGCGCCTGGTGGAAGCCGTCGGCCCCGACGTCATCGGGATCGTCTACGACACGGCCAACGCCCTGCACCGCGTCGAGCACCCCGTGTGGACGGCCCGTCGCGTGGCCCCCTACGTCCGCCAGACCCACATCAAGGACGCCCATGTCGCACATGGCGAGGACGGGCTGTACTACCAGCTCAGGCCGTGCGGCACCGGCGTCGTCGACTTCACCCAGGTCATCCCGATCATCACCGGAGCGAACGCACGGGTGAACCTGACCCTGCAGACCTACGAGTCGTACGAGGACCGCCCCCGCAACCCCGAGAAGTGGCTCCTGGAGATCTACGACGAGGAGTTCCTCCGGGCCCACCCCGACCTGACCACCGCCGAGTTCGCGGCTTACCTCAAGACGGTCCGCGACTACGAGCAGCGCATCGCCGCCGGTGAGCTGCCGGACCTGGACACCTACGCGCGAGCGCCCTTCGGGTACGCCGAAGCGGTCCGCTACATCAAGGACAGCGCCGCCCACATCCGCGAGATCTGCGCGGCAGGGTCGACCAACCGAGCTCATCCGCACGAGAACTGA